A genomic stretch from Deinococcus aquiradiocola includes:
- a CDS encoding ATP-binding cassette domain-containing protein, with product MSLRDLHRTPRLRPALARSAVYSAAQLGGTLLAWITAAHIVAAALFQHATPTPRQLAAVAAGLLLRAAGLALRDHGAARLAAHTVREWRDAGTLAALQLGPVLLSDDRASDLERLTGDTASRLTPYYARYLPQAVHAAVAATAVLAAVTVLDPASAAVLAVTGPLTVVFLALVGLAAQAQTERQWLAHTRLSARLVTLVRALPTLHAFGQVGTYRDLLRASADAQRVTTLRVLKVAFLSGFVMDFAATLGTALAAVWIGVRLFEGHAALAPTLAALMLVPEFFGPLRQLGTDRHAALDAEPVAARLTALLARPLAPSGSVRTEGAAVPHLRLLGASPALHVGTPEAGHPDDRRGTPLTLDLPPGTHAALLGPSGSGKTTLLHALRKHLPHFGQILVDGEALDTLDSAGWQARVALVPQHPRLVSGSVRDNLRLLADADDAALWRALDAVDLGTVVRAMPAGLDTPLGEGGQVLSGGETARLALARALLSGAPVVLLDEVTAHLDAHTEKGVHALLHRALAGRTVILATHRAVPPGFTAAHLTRPAHGPAGRPAVRPDTDPDVAA from the coding sequence ATGAGCCTCCGGGACCTGCACCGCACCCCCCGGCTGCGGCCTGCCCTCGCCCGCAGTGCCGTGTACAGCGCCGCCCAGCTCGGCGGCACGCTCCTCGCCTGGATCACGGCCGCGCACATCGTCGCCGCCGCCCTCTTCCAGCACGCCACCCCCACCCCCCGGCAGCTCGCGGCGGTGGCCGCCGGACTGCTGCTGCGCGCGGCGGGCCTCGCCCTGCGCGACCATGGCGCCGCCCGGCTCGCCGCCCACACCGTGCGCGAATGGCGTGACGCGGGCACGCTGGCCGCCCTGCAGCTCGGTCCGGTCCTCCTCAGCGACGACCGCGCCAGCGACCTCGAACGCCTCACCGGCGACACCGCCTCCCGCCTCACCCCGTACTACGCCCGCTACCTCCCGCAGGCCGTCCACGCCGCTGTCGCCGCCACCGCCGTCCTGGCCGCCGTGACGGTCCTCGATCCCGCCAGTGCCGCCGTGCTCGCCGTGACCGGCCCGCTCACCGTCGTGTTCCTGGCCCTGGTGGGCCTCGCCGCGCAGGCGCAGACGGAACGGCAGTGGCTGGCGCACACCCGCCTCTCCGCGCGCCTCGTGACGCTCGTGCGCGCCCTGCCGACCCTGCACGCCTTCGGGCAGGTCGGCACGTACCGCGACCTGCTGCGCGCCAGCGCCGACGCCCAGCGCGTCACGACGCTCCGCGTGCTGAAGGTCGCGTTCCTGAGCGGCTTCGTGATGGATTTCGCCGCGACGCTCGGCACGGCCCTCGCCGCCGTGTGGATCGGCGTGCGCCTCTTCGAGGGTCACGCGGCGCTCGCCCCGACCCTCGCGGCCCTGATGCTCGTCCCGGAATTCTTCGGCCCGCTCCGTCAGCTCGGCACGGACCGGCACGCCGCCCTGGACGCCGAGCCGGTCGCCGCGCGCCTCACGGCCCTCCTCGCCCGCCCGCTCGCCCCGTCCGGTTCCGTCCGCACCGAGGGGGCCGCCGTGCCGCACCTGCGGCTGCTCGGCGCCAGCCCCGCCCTGCATGTCGGCACCCCGGAGGCAGGCCATCCGGACGACCGGCGCGGCACGCCCCTCACGCTCGACCTGCCGCCCGGCACGCACGCCGCCCTGCTCGGCCCCAGCGGCAGCGGCAAGACCACCCTGCTGCACGCGCTGCGCAAGCACCTCCCGCACTTTGGGCAGATCCTCGTGGACGGCGAGGCGCTCGACACCCTCGACAGCGCAGGCTGGCAGGCCCGCGTCGCCCTCGTGCCGCAGCACCCGCGCCTCGTGTCGGGCAGCGTCCGCGACAACCTGCGCCTGCTGGCCGACGCGGACGACGCCGCCCTCTGGCGCGCCCTGGACGCCGTGGACCTCGGTACGGTCGTCCGCGCGATGCCCGCCGGGCTCGACACGCCGCTCGGCGAGGGCGGACAGGTCCTCAGCGGCGGCGAGACGGCCCGCCTCGCGCTCGCCCGCGCCCTGCTGAGCGGCGCGCCGGTCGTGCTGCTTGACGAGGTGACCGCGCACCTCGACGCGCACACCGAGAAGGGCGTCCACGCGCTGCTGCACCGCGCGCTCGCCGGACGCACCGTGATCCTCGCCACGCACCGCGCCGTGCCGCCCGGCTTCACGGCCGCGCACCTCACCCGCCCCGCCCACGGACCGGCAGGGAGACCGGCTGTGAGACCGGACACTGACCCGGACGTGGCCGCATGA
- a CDS encoding amino acid ABC transporter ATP-binding/permease protein, which translates to MTRALLLGVLAALAGVGLAGSSGLLISRAATFPATFLALTLLVTTVRALGVGRAALRYAERLTGHDAALKRGAAQREALFTRLAGFGRDLLAHERTGDTLARLNADTDARQMYALRAALPLAALTGTLLLLGAWLFTLDPLLGLTGAVPLAVAALAVLPLRAPMTALTRDQVEAARHHGTLLLDALASSGDGAARTALPALNALSARLELGTLQEAALTRRLTAVQGLLFTLAVTGVLARGATLVADGTLPGVQFAAVLLAVTAAFDALAGLGQVPAAHAARHAALARHAALTAVTPTVTAPPTPTPVPDGPLDLHVQDVTVLRAGRQVLHGTTLHLQGSERVAVVGPSGGGKTTLARLLTRDLDPAAGRVTWGGVPLPQLDPAALRRNVSLHEQDAPLLDGTLRENLLLANPALPDTALQAMLDDLHLPHRLDDWVGEGGTRLSGGERARVSIARALLKPARLLILDEPTAHLDQDDEQVVLHAVQRHLAGRALLLLTHRVAPLALATRVLHLQDGHLTPAPTPVPAGGTPHD; encoded by the coding sequence ATGACCCGCGCCCTGCTGCTCGGCGTGCTCGCCGCGCTCGCCGGGGTGGGCCTCGCGGGCAGTTCCGGCCTGCTCATCTCACGCGCCGCCACGTTCCCCGCCACCTTCCTCGCCCTCACGCTGCTCGTCACGACCGTCCGCGCGCTCGGCGTGGGACGCGCCGCCCTGCGCTACGCCGAACGCCTCACCGGACACGACGCGGCCCTGAAACGCGGCGCCGCGCAGCGCGAAGCGCTCTTCACGCGCCTCGCCGGCTTCGGCCGCGACCTGCTCGCCCACGAACGCACCGGCGACACCCTCGCCCGCCTGAACGCCGACACCGACGCCCGCCAGATGTACGCCCTGCGCGCCGCGCTGCCGCTCGCCGCGCTGACCGGGACCCTGCTGCTGCTCGGTGCGTGGCTCTTCACGCTCGACCCGCTGCTCGGCCTGACGGGCGCCGTCCCGCTCGCCGTCGCCGCGCTCGCCGTGCTGCCCCTGCGCGCCCCCATGACGGCCCTCACCCGCGACCAGGTCGAGGCGGCCCGCCACCACGGCACCCTCCTCCTCGACGCGCTCGCCAGCAGCGGCGACGGCGCCGCCCGCACCGCCCTCCCCGCCCTGAATGCCCTCAGCGCCCGCCTGGAACTCGGCACGCTGCAGGAGGCGGCCCTCACGCGCCGACTCACGGCCGTGCAGGGCCTGCTGTTCACGCTCGCCGTCACGGGCGTCCTCGCGCGCGGCGCCACCCTCGTCGCGGACGGCACCCTGCCCGGCGTGCAGTTCGCGGCCGTGCTGCTGGCCGTGACCGCCGCCTTCGACGCGCTCGCCGGACTCGGGCAGGTGCCCGCCGCGCACGCCGCCCGGCACGCCGCCCTCGCCCGCCACGCCGCCCTGACCGCCGTGACGCCCACCGTCACCGCGCCCCCCACCCCCACCCCCGTCCCGGACGGCCCGCTCGACCTGCACGTGCAGGACGTCACGGTCCTGCGCGCCGGGCGGCAGGTGCTGCACGGCACCACCCTGCACCTTCAGGGCAGCGAGCGCGTCGCCGTCGTCGGCCCGAGCGGCGGCGGCAAGACCACCCTCGCCCGCCTCCTCACCCGCGACCTCGATCCCGCTGCGGGCCGCGTCACCTGGGGCGGCGTGCCGCTCCCGCAGCTCGACCCGGCCGCCCTGCGCCGCAACGTCAGCCTGCACGAACAGGACGCGCCGCTCCTCGACGGCACCCTGCGCGAGAACCTGCTCCTCGCGAACCCCGCCCTGCCCGACACGGCCCTGCAGGCCATGCTGGACGACCTGCACCTCCCGCACCGCCTGGACGACTGGGTGGGGGAGGGCGGCACGCGACTCTCCGGCGGGGAACGCGCCCGCGTGTCCATCGCCCGCGCCCTCCTGAAACCCGCCCGCCTCCTCATTCTCGACGAACCCACCGCGCACCTCGACCAGGATGACGAACAGGTCGTGCTGCACGCCGTGCAGCGTCACCTCGCGGGACGCGCCCTGCTGCTCCTCACGCACCGCGTGGCCCCCCTCGCCCTCGCCACCCGCGTCCTGCACCTCCAGGACGGCCACCTCACGCCCGCCCCCACCCCCGTTCCCGCTGGAGGGACCCCCCATGACTGA
- a CDS encoding cytochrome ubiquinol oxidase subunit I — translation MTELFGFSTLDLSRFQFATTSIFHYFFVPFTVGFALIIAIFQTIAYRTQSPRMENLTRFFGHLFFINFAVGVVTGIVQEFQFGMNWSVFSNFVGNIFGVPLALEVLMAFFLESTFLGLWWFGRDRLPRWATLASIWIVALGTSISAFWIIIANAWMQHPVGYTIQNGQAVMTDFWAVVFNPKGLEWFAHLWTGSLTVGAFFVLAVSAYHLRRKHETDAFLVSFKVALVVALAGSAGVILAGHEQGQSAVRDQPMKYAAFSALWDTPTGKGMPESLVAFPSNSQGRNTFELSVPYVGSLLAFNNFSSQAKGLHELQAESVRKYGPGNYIPYVWPVYWAFRIMVGLGGVMLLTALYFAWRWRAGKLADPGRLYPLLLAMPLAPHLANFSGWIATEMGRQPWVVQGLLRTGDAVSSLRPLPVLLSLAAFWVVYLLLIGLDVYLLTRTARAGMHAPDVEAQGMPAPHYLPEGGTL, via the coding sequence ATGACTGAACTGTTCGGCTTCAGCACCCTCGACCTGTCGCGCTTCCAGTTCGCGACGACCAGCATCTTCCATTACTTCTTCGTGCCGTTCACGGTCGGCTTCGCGCTCATCATCGCGATCTTCCAGACCATCGCGTACCGCACGCAGAGCCCCCGCATGGAGAACCTCACCCGCTTCTTCGGTCACCTGTTCTTCATCAACTTCGCGGTGGGCGTCGTGACCGGCATCGTGCAGGAATTCCAGTTCGGCATGAACTGGTCGGTGTTCAGCAACTTCGTCGGCAACATCTTCGGCGTGCCGCTCGCCCTGGAAGTCCTGATGGCCTTCTTCCTCGAAAGCACCTTCCTGGGCCTGTGGTGGTTCGGCCGGGACCGCCTGCCGCGCTGGGCGACGCTCGCCAGCATCTGGATCGTGGCGCTCGGCACCAGCATCAGCGCCTTCTGGATCATCATCGCGAACGCCTGGATGCAGCACCCCGTCGGGTACACCATCCAGAACGGGCAGGCCGTCATGACGGACTTCTGGGCCGTGGTCTTCAACCCCAAGGGCCTCGAATGGTTCGCGCACCTCTGGACCGGCTCCCTCACGGTCGGCGCGTTCTTCGTGCTCGCCGTCAGCGCGTACCACCTGCGCCGCAAGCACGAGACGGACGCCTTCCTCGTGAGCTTCAAGGTCGCGCTCGTCGTCGCGCTCGCCGGGTCCGCCGGCGTGATCCTCGCCGGGCACGAACAGGGCCAGAGCGCCGTGCGTGACCAGCCCATGAAGTACGCCGCCTTCAGCGCCCTGTGGGACACGCCCACCGGCAAAGGCATGCCCGAAAGTCTCGTCGCGTTCCCCAGCAACAGCCAGGGACGGAACACCTTCGAGCTGAGCGTCCCGTACGTCGGCTCGCTCCTCGCCTTCAACAACTTCAGCTCGCAGGCCAAGGGCCTCCACGAACTGCAGGCCGAGAGCGTCCGCAAGTACGGTCCCGGCAACTACATCCCCTACGTCTGGCCCGTGTACTGGGCGTTCCGTATCATGGTCGGCCTGGGCGGCGTGATGCTCCTCACCGCCCTGTACTTCGCGTGGCGCTGGCGCGCCGGGAAACTCGCCGACCCCGGCCGCCTGTACCCGCTGCTGCTCGCCATGCCGCTCGCGCCGCACCTCGCGAACTTCAGCGGCTGGATCGCCACCGAGATGGGCCGCCAGCCGTGGGTGGTGCAGGGCCTGCTGCGCACCGGCGACGCCGTCAGCAGCCTCAGACCCCTCCCCGTCCTGCTGAGCCTCGCCGCGTTCTGGGTGGTGTACCTCCTCCTGATCGGCCTGGACGTGTACCTCCTGACCCGCACCGCCCGCGCAGGCATGCACGCGCCCGACGTGGAAGCGCAGGGCATGCCCGCCCCGCACTACCTGCCGGAAGGCGGCACGCTGTGA
- the cydB gene encoding cytochrome d ubiquinol oxidase subunit II → MTLPLVWFILVAATFTIYFFLEGFDFGVDLLRPFLARNEAQRKALIGTIGPFWDGNEVWVILAAGAIFAAFPTWYGALLTSMYPLFALILLALIGRGVAFEFRAQVDDRRWRVFWDVTSFVGSLLPAFLWGVIMANMVRGLPLAAAGRYVGGSFDFFDAFSILGGLATLALFVLHGATFLLLRLHTGTELHTRAHRAALTWGAFATVLVLGFVYLGFVRDELFRSFGLSSWLFPAGAAVNLALVWLALTLRRDRLSFIATSLTILFSTATIFLSLYPNVLPSTLDPSFNLTIQNSASAPYTLRLMSWVGLIFLPLVIGYQAWNYYVFRQRVKEDAGGLGHGY, encoded by the coding sequence GTGACCCTGCCCCTCGTGTGGTTCATCCTGGTGGCCGCCACGTTCACCATCTACTTCTTCCTCGAAGGCTTCGACTTCGGCGTGGACCTCCTCCGCCCCTTCCTCGCCCGCAACGAGGCGCAGCGCAAGGCCCTCATCGGCACCATCGGTCCCTTCTGGGACGGCAACGAGGTCTGGGTGATCCTCGCGGCAGGCGCGATCTTCGCGGCGTTCCCCACCTGGTACGGCGCGCTCCTCACGAGCATGTACCCGCTGTTCGCCCTGATCCTCCTCGCCCTCATCGGCCGCGGCGTCGCCTTTGAATTCCGCGCGCAGGTCGACGACCGCCGCTGGCGCGTCTTCTGGGACGTGACGAGCTTCGTCGGGAGCCTCCTGCCCGCCTTCCTGTGGGGCGTCATCATGGCGAACATGGTGCGCGGCCTGCCGCTCGCCGCCGCCGGACGCTACGTGGGCGGCAGCTTCGACTTCTTCGACGCGTTCAGCATCCTCGGCGGACTCGCCACCCTCGCGCTCTTCGTGCTGCACGGCGCGACCTTCCTGCTGCTGCGCCTGCACACCGGCACCGAACTGCACACCCGCGCGCACCGCGCCGCCCTCACCTGGGGCGCCTTCGCCACCGTCCTCGTCCTCGGCTTCGTGTACCTGGGCTTCGTGCGCGACGAACTGTTCCGCAGCTTCGGCCTGTCCTCCTGGCTGTTCCCCGCCGGAGCGGCCGTCAACCTGGCCCTCGTCTGGCTGGCACTCACGCTGCGCCGCGACCGCCTCAGCTTCATCGCAACGAGCCTCACCATCCTCTTCTCGACCGCCACCATCTTCCTCAGCCTGTACCCGAACGTCCTCCCCAGCACCCTCGACCCGAGCTTCAACCTCACCATCCAGAACAGCGCCAGCGCCCCCTACACCCTGCGCCTCATGAGCTGGGTCGGCCTGATCTTCCTGCCGCTCGTCATCGGCTACCAGGCCTGGAACTACTACGTGTTCCGCCAGCGCGTCAAGGAAGATGCGGGCGGTCTCGGGCACGGCTACTGA
- a CDS encoding M42 family metallopeptidase → MTDPFQALLDLSNLNGVPGREDAVRDYVLAALQGLADDVRVDAMGNVIAYRQGRDAPEGQTRERVMLSAHMDEIGFIVRYIDDTGYLRLQALGGFDTRNLFARNVTVHTRTTTLPGILSPGGRPIHISTPEDRKKVPEMREFFVDLGLSVDDVKRQVRVGDMVTLDQTARQVGHLIVGKAMDDRASVYMQLEVLRRLDGKPRHDVYAVFSTQEEVGLRGAITAAYSVQPTIGVALDVTLAVDTPGVGPDEAVTRMGQGIGIKVYDSTMISTRWLVDDFADLADREGIPYQLEVLSLGGTDGAAIQRSRDGVPTVTLSLPTRYIHSVVESVHVDDLKAGTDLLLAYLR, encoded by the coding sequence ATGACCGATCCCTTCCAGGCGCTCCTCGACCTCTCGAACCTTAACGGCGTGCCCGGACGCGAGGACGCCGTCCGCGACTACGTCCTCGCTGCCCTCCAGGGCCTCGCGGACGACGTGCGCGTCGACGCGATGGGCAACGTCATCGCGTACCGCCAGGGCCGCGACGCGCCCGAAGGCCAGACGCGCGAACGCGTCATGCTGAGCGCTCACATGGACGAGATCGGCTTCATCGTCCGCTACATCGACGACACCGGCTACCTGCGCCTCCAGGCGCTCGGCGGCTTCGACACCCGTAACCTCTTCGCGCGCAACGTCACCGTTCACACCCGCACCACCACCCTGCCCGGCATCCTCTCGCCCGGCGGACGCCCCATCCACATCAGCACCCCCGAAGACCGCAAGAAAGTCCCGGAAATGCGGGAATTCTTCGTGGACCTCGGCCTGAGTGTGGACGACGTGAAACGCCAGGTCCGGGTGGGTGACATGGTCACGCTCGACCAGACGGCCCGGCAGGTCGGCCACCTGATCGTCGGCAAGGCCATGGACGACCGCGCCAGCGTCTACATGCAGCTCGAAGTGCTGCGCCGCCTGGACGGCAAGCCGCGCCACGACGTGTACGCCGTGTTCAGCACGCAGGAAGAGGTCGGCCTGCGCGGCGCCATCACCGCCGCGTACAGCGTGCAGCCCACCATCGGCGTCGCCCTCGACGTGACGCTCGCCGTCGACACGCCCGGCGTCGGCCCGGACGAAGCCGTCACCCGCATGGGCCAGGGCATCGGCATCAAGGTGTACGACAGCACCATGATCAGCACCCGCTGGCTGGTCGACGACTTCGCCGACCTCGCCGACCGCGAAGGCATCCCCTACCAGCTGGAAGTCCTCTCGCTCGGCGGGACGGACGGCGCCGCCATCCAGCGCAGCCGCGACGGCGTGCCCACCGTCACCCTCAGCCTCCCCACCCGCTACATCCACAGCGTCGTCGAAAGCGTCCACGTCGACGACCTCAAGGCCGGCACCGACCTGCTGCTCGCCTACCTCAGATGA